The Pectobacterium sp. A5351 genome contains the following window.
GCCACAAACCCGCTACCTGTGCGCCTTGCCCGCACCGCATAACTTCCCGTTAAGTTCACCCGGTTCGCTCGGCGTGTTTTATGCCGGTGGACGCGTCGTGCTGGCGCCGGATCCGGGGGCGATGACCTGTTTCCCGCTGATCGAACGCCACCAGATCGATATTACCTCGCTGGTGCCGCCCGCTGCCGCATTGTGGATCCAGGCGGCCGAGCAGTTTGGTGGCGCGCTGCATAGCCTGAAGATCTTGCAGGTAGGCGGGGCGAAGCTGAGTGAAACCGTCGCACGTCGTATTCCGGCGGTGCTGGGCTGCAAGCTACAGCAGGTGCTTGGCATGGCGGAGGGGCTGGTGAACTACACCCGACTGGACGACAGCGATGAGCATATCTTCACGACACAGGGCTGCCCGATGAGCCCGGACGATGAAGTGAAGGTGCTGGACATTGACGGCAATCCGGTGCCGCGAGGCGAAGCCGGGCTGCTGGCGACGCGTGGCCCGTATACCTTCCGTGGCTATTACCGCAGCCCGGAGCATAACGCTCGCGCCTTCGACAGTGAAGGGTTTTACCACTCGGGCGATGTGGTGCAGATGACCGAGGACGGCTATTTGCGCGTGGTCGGACGGGAAAAAGATCAGATTAACCGCGGCGGTGAAAAGATTGCTGCCGAAGAGATCGAAAATCTGTTGCTCAAGCATGATGGCATTCTTCATGCCGCACTGGTGTCCATGCCCGATCCGGTCATGGGCGAGAAGAGCTGCGCTTTTCTGGTGGTCAGCGATCCCGCGCTGAAAGCCATTACGTTAAGAAAATATCTTCGCAATCAGGGTATTGCTGAATTCAAACTGCCGGACCGCTTCGAGATGATCGACACCTTGCCCGTTACGCCGGTCGGCAAGATTGATAAGAAATCACTCCGTCAGCGCATTCAGACTCAACTTAGCACTCAAAACCGAACGTAGTACTCAAAACAAATAAGGATTTTGTGATGGCAATCCCTTCTATTGCTTCTTATCCCCTGCCGCGCGCACAGGATTTCCCAGACAACAAGGTTTCCTGGGCGTTTGAACCTGAGCGTGCGGTGCTGCTGATTCACGACATGCAGGACTATTTCGTGAATTTCTATGGTGCGGACAGCCCGCTGGCGCAGCAGTTGATTGAGAACATTGTGGCGTTGCGAACCTACTGCAAAGCGCAGGGGATTCCGGTGGTGTATACCGCGCAGCCGAATGCACAAAGCGCGGCCGACCGGGCGCTGCTGAACGACATGTGGGGCGCAGGGCTGAATAATCACCCTGAAAAGCAGCGCGTCGTGAGTGCGCTGGCACCGGATGAGCATGACACGGTGCTGGTGAAGTGGCGCTACAGCGCTTTTCACCGTTCGCCGCTGGAACCGATGATGAAAGAGATGGGTAAAGATCAGCTGATTATCTGCGGCGTTTATGGGCATATCGGCTGCATGATTACCGCGACGGATGCTTTCATGCGCGACATCAAGCCATTCATGGTCGGCGATGCGGTGGCGGATTTCTCACTTCAGGAACACCAGATGGCGCTGAAATATGTGGCGACGCGCGCCGGGCGGGTGGTTAGCACGGCAGAACTTACAGGAGCAAAAATGGCACAGGCACTGACAAAACAAGGACTGAGAGCGCACCTGCTGACCTTGATCGACGAAGATGAAGATCAGTTCGATGAAGATGAAAATCTGATCGACTACGGCCTGGATTCGGTGCGCATGATGGCGCTGCTGACCGAATGGCGCAATCAGGGGGTTACGCTGAGCTTTGTCGACTTGGCGCGTAACCCCAGCCTGAATGCCTGGTGGGCGCTGATCGAAAAACAGCAGGGAGCCGCATCATGAAGCCGTTGAGCGTTGCGCAGCGCGGGCTGTGGTTAGGTCATGCCCTGAACGATGATAAAGCGACGTTCAACACGGCGGAGTGCATCGCGTTTGATGGCAAAGTCGACATTGAAGCCATGCTGAGCGCGATCCGTCAGGCGGTCATGGAGTGCGAGTGCCTGTACTGCCAGTTTGTTGAGGTTGCGGGTGAACAGGCCGAGCAGCCGGAGATCGGCTTTGTCGCTTCACAACTGCCAGTGCCCATCGGCGTGCGGCCGATTAGTGAACTGTTGCCTGCACCGATGAAGGATGAAGAGCAGACGATACGCCAGTGGGCGCGTGAAGAGATCGCCCAGCCGCTGGATTTACTGAACGAGTTACCTTGCCGTTTTGCGCTGCTGTGCGGTGAAAAGCGCGATTTTCTCTACAGTTGTGTTCACCACATTGCGCTGGATGGTTTTGGGACGACGATGCTGTTTCAGCGTATCGCCCAGATCTACACCGCGCTGATGGCGGGGCAACCTGTGGCGGTGGCTGAGTTCGGTCCATTCAGCGAGGTGTTGGAAGAGGAACAGCAGCGTGATGCCAGCGGACAGACGGTGCAAGCGCGTGGTTTCTGGCTGGAAACGCTGAACGCGATGCCGGAACCGGCCAGCTTCAGTGAGAAGAAAGCCCCGATCGCGGCGCGCTTTTTGCGTCAGAGCAGCGTGTTGCCAGCGGATATCTGGCAGCCGCTGACGGCGCTGTGTGAAGGCAACAAGATCAGCTGGCCGGATCTGTTTCTGGCGATGCTGGCGACGCACCTCAAACTGGTGTCCGGCAGCGACCGACTGACGTTCGGCATGATGGTGATGAACCGTATCGGCTCCGCCTCGCTGACGGTGCCGAGCATGCAGATGAATATTGTGCCGCTGTGCATTCAGGTAGATGAACAGGCGGACTTTGTCACACTGGCGCAGCAGGTTGCCCGTACCAAACGCACGCTGCGGCGGCATCAGCATTATCGCTATGAGCACTTACGGCGCGATCTGAACCGCGTCGGCGGCGAACAGCGCCTCTTCGGTCCGCTGATCAATATCATGCCGTTCGATCATCCGCTCAATTACGGATCGCTGTCGTCCAGCACCCTGAATCTCAGTGCCGGGCCAGTAGAGGATCTGACGATCGAGATCCATTTCAAACCCGATGGCACACCGGTATTGGATTTTGATGCCAACCCAGCCTGTTACAGCGCGGAAGCGCTTGCCAGCCTGCAAGAAACGCTGTTCACGCTGCTTCAACGCTGGCTGGCGCAGCCGCAGCAGACCAGCGGCGAGCTGCTGGGGCGCTGGCTGCGTGAAGAGCGTGAGCTGGCGTTGATCACCAGTCGCGAGCCTGAGCCGTTCGTTGAACCCGTTCTGACGGCGATTGCCAAGCAGGCGTGTAAAAACCCGAATCATCCGGCGCTGACGCAGCGCGATCGGCAGTACAGCTATCAGCAACTGCTGGATCTGAGCGGTCAGGCGGCTGCGGCGCTGCATGAGCGAGGCGTGCAACCCGGTGAGCGCATCGGTGTCATGCTGAACCGCAGCCCTGAAACCATCATTTGCCTGCTGGCCTTGATGCAGTGCGGCGCGGTGTATGTGCCGCTCGATCCTGAACAGCCACACGAACGTCAACAACACATCATCCAGATTGCCAGTCTGCGTACGATTGTGACGCAGGCGGACTACCAGCATCGGCTGGCGTCGGTCTTTTCCGGTGAGATCGTTCTGGCGGGGCATCTTCTGTCATCCAACGCACAGGCCGCCGCTCTGCCGCCTGCGGAAGCGAGAGACGGGCAGATTGCCTATGTCATGTTCACCTCAGGATCGACCGGATTGCCGAAGGGGGTAGAGATCGGTGCCAGCGCACTGGATCACTTCATCGCAGCGGCACGCCAGCGCTATGGCCTGCGCGCGGCGGATCGCGTGTTGCAATTTGCCCCGTTTAACTTTGATGCCAGCATTGAAGAGATCTTTGCCACGCTGACCAGCGGTGCGACGCTGGTGCTGCGCACCGATGAGATGCTGGAGTCGATTCCGACCTTTGTCGAACAGGTCGCAGAGCAGGCGATTACGCTGCTCGACTTGCCGACGGCATTCTGGAATGAATGGGTTGTTGCGCTGAAAACCGGCACGCTGACCCTGCCTTCCGCACTGCGCGCCATCATCATCGGCGGTGAAGCGGTGTACCCCGAACAACTGGCGCAGTGGCAACGTCATGCGCCGGATACGCTGCGCTTAATTAACACCTATGGCCCGACTGAAACCACAGTGGTGGCGACCAGTTGCGATCTGCAAACACAGTCGGCCGATGTGGCACAGCTTCCTATCGGTCTGCCGCTGGCTGGTGTCAACGCGCTGATTCTGGCGGTGGGCGATCGCCCTGCGGCGGAAGGTGAACTGGTGCTGTTGGGGCCAACGCTGGCGGCGGGTTACATCGGTACAGAACACACGGCATTTACGCAAATAGCGGTGGGCGATCGGGAGGTTCCCGCTTACCGCACTGGCGACAGAGTCCGGTTGGAAAAAGGGCAGTTGCTCTACCTCGGGCGCATGGACAACGAATTTAAAATCAGCGGCTACCGGATCCAGCCGGGGGAAGTTGAAGCCCATTTGTTGGCACAGCCGGACGTCGATGAAGCCTGCGTCCAGGGCATTGTTTACCCCAACGGCGTGCGGCGTCTGGTGGCGTTTGTCGCCAATAAAGCAGGCGAGATCGACGCTCGTACGCTGAAACAGCGTCTGGGCAGCGTGCTGCCGCCAGCGATGATCCCCACCGATTACCGTGTCTTCCGCCAGTTGCCGAAAACGGGATCTAACAAGGTCGATCGTAAGCGTCTGCTGGCGGAATACCACGACGAGGCACCGGCGCAGGCGTTAGCCAGCGAAACCGAAAACCGGGTCAGCGCAATCTGGCAGCAGATCCTCGGCGTATCGGGGATCCAATCGCGGGATAACTTCTTCGAGCTGGGCGGACAGTCATTGCAGACCATCCAGATCGTCAACCGTCTGGCCGCCGAGTTTTCCGTAAGCATCAAGGTGTCTGATGTGTTCGATCATCCTCAGCTCAGCGACTTCTGCCGCTATCTGGACGACAGGCTGTCACAGGACGAAAACAGCGTGGAAATGGTGTGGTAGGGAAAATGATGAACAAGGCACAACCTCTTCAGTTTGATTTCAGCGGCAAGACCGTCTGGGTCACCGGTGCGGCGAGCGGCATTGGCGAAAGCATTGCCCGCCAGTTCGTTGCGTTGGGCGCGAACGTGATCGGTTTCGACCGCGCATTCCGACATGATGATCATCCGTTTCGCTGTGTGACGCTTGATATCAGCGAGCCGGACAGTGTGGCGACGGCCTGTCGCCAGCAGTTGGCAGAAACGGGGCTCGACGTGCTGGTCAACGCCGCCGGGATTCTTCGCCTGGGCGACATCGACGCGCTGAGCGTGGACGACTGGCACCAGTGCATCAACGTCAACGCCTCTGGCGCGTTTTACCTGTTAAACGCACTGGTTCCGCATTTCAAGCAGCAGCGCCGCGGCGCGATCGTCTGCGTTGGCTCCAATGCCGCGCATGTCCCCCGTCTACAGATGGCGGCGTACTGCGCCTCGAAAGCGGCACTCACCAGCCTGTCTCACTGTGCCGGTCTGGAGCTGGCGCCTTACGGCGTACGTTGCAATCTGGTGTCGCCGGGTTCGACGGACACGCCGATGCAGCGCGGCATGTGGCACAGCGCCGATGCTGAGCAGCGCACTATCGCGGGCTTTCCTGACCAGTACAAACTGGGCATTCCGCTGGGCAAGATCGCTCAGCCGGACGAGATCGCCAATACCGTAGTTTTTCTGGCTTCCGATCTGGCCAGCCACATCACCATGCAGGACGTGGTGGTGGACGGCGGGGCAACGCTGACGGCCTGATTTGCTGAGAGAGTGACAAGTCATGAAAGATATCGTAACGCTGTTAAAGCAGCTGGAGCGGCAGGGCGTCCGTCTGGCGTTAAATGCGCAGGAGCAGTTGATTTCGCAGTCCAGCAAAGACGCGATCACGCCAGAGATTGGGCGTACGATTAAGGAAAACAAAGACGCCATTGTGCGTTGCCTGACGGCGCAGCAGGCGTTTGAACGTCCCATCACGCCGCAGAATGCCGCGTCTGGCCCGCTGTCGTCATCACAGAGCGGACTGTGGTTTATCGAGCAGTACGAAGAGCAATCACACCTCTACAATATGCCGGTCTATTTTCGTCTGACCGGCACGCTGGATGTGGCGGCACTGGCGTTTGCCTTTGACGCGCTGGCGCAGCGTCATGCCAGCCTGCGTACCCGTTTTGTGGTCAACGAACACGGCAAGGGCGAACAGCGTATCGATGCCTATCAACCGTTTGTGATACAGCATGATGATTTCTCATCATTGCCGGAAGACGAACGGGAAGGGCGCTTACAGCAGCAGGTGAAAGCGGAAATCAGCCGCCCGTTCGATCTCACGGCGGGCGATCTCACTCGTGTGCGGCTGGTGAAAATGAGCGAACGGGTGCACGTTCTGATGATCACCCAGCACCATATTATTTCCGATGGCTGGTCGGTGAAGAATATGTTTGCGGATTTCAAACCGGCTTTTCTGGCCTGTCAAAATCGCCAGCCTTACCCCGTCGAGCCGACCCAGCTTAACTATATCGATTACGCACACTGGTTCAATTCCGCCTCGTTTCTGGATTACCACAACGAATTCAAACCGTTCTGGGTTGAGCGACTGACGGGAATCCCCGAAGTACACAGCCTACCGTTGGATAAACCGCGTCCGGCGCACCAGAATAGCGGCGGTGAGGTGATCTTCTCCGCGATCAACAACGATCTGTGGGATAAATTCAAGCGCCTGTGCCAGCGCTACAATACCTCTAACTTTATCGGCCTGCATGCGGTGTTCTCCCTGATGCTGGCGCGCATCAGCGGTGAAAAAGACATCGTCATTGGTTCGCCGCTGGCCTACCGCGAACGACCGGATATCGAAGATGTCGTCGGCTTCTTCGTCAACACCATCGTGCTGCGCACTCAGTTGCAGGACAGCCAGCGTTTCGTCGATTACCTGCAATATTGCCGCGAGCAGGATCTGTCGGCCTTCGATCATCAGCTTTATCGTTTTGAAGCGCTGAGCGAGGCGATCGGTTCCGATCGCACCACCGCGATCAACCCGATCTTCCAGGTAATGCTGGTGTATCAGGCTAAAGTGGATTTCAACGATCTGATTCCCGGTTGCGATGCGGAGGAAGAGACTTCACCCGTGCTGCCCGCCAAGACGGACATTTCGGTTAAGGTGACGGAGCTGATGGGGGAAGTGCGGCTGGACTGGCTGTTTGCCACAGCATTGTTTGAACGCCAGACGATCCAGTATTATGCCGACCGCTTTATCCGGCTGATTGAGGCCGTGGTTGAGGCTCCGGAAACTGACGTCTGGCATCTGCCGCTGATGGAAGCGGATCGCTTTGCCGCCGTGTTGGCGGAAAGTCAGCAGTTGCCGCGTAGCTATCCGCAGCCACAGCTGACGGTAACCGACGCGATTGAAGCCATCGCCCAGCGCGATCCGCAGCAGTTGGCGATAGCCTTTGATGGCGAACAGCGCACGGATACGCTGACGTATGCCGAACTGAACAGGCAGTCGAATCAGCTGGCGCACTGGCTGCACCGTCAGGGGCTGGGAGAACAGTCGCTGGTTGGTGTGTTGGCGAAACGCGATCGCTATTTTGTCGTTGCGCTTCTGGCTATCTGGAAAGCGGGGGCTGCCTATGTGCCGCTGGATCCTGACTATCCGCCGGAGCGGCTGCGCCACATCATGACCGATGCGAATCTTTCCGTCATTCTCGGCGGCGATGGGCAACAGTTAGCGCAATGGTCAGCTGAACAGTGTATCGATCTGACCGATCCGGCTGTTGTCGCGCAGTGGCACGATCTGCCGGGCGATGAAGCGCCAGCCATTCCGCGCCATGCACAACAGCTGGCACAGGTGATCTACACCTCGGGATCGACTGGCTTGCCGAAGGGCGTGATGATCGAACACGGCTCGCTGATCAATCTGTTGGACGATCATCGCGATCGCATCGGTTTCACGCCGCAAAGCACCATGTTCAACTGCATGTCGCTCTCCTTTGATGCCGGTAACATGACGACGCTACTGCCGCTGAGCAGCGGTGGCACGCTGGCGTTTGGCGAACCCAACGATCGGGCGATTGTGCAGGCCGAACAGGCGGGCGCGACGCATCTGATCTTGCCAACGGCGCTGATGTCGATTCTCGATCCACAGCAGGTTAACGGCATTCAGGCGATTGGCATGGGCGGTGAAGCCTGCCCGAACGCGGTGGTGGAAAACTGGGCCGATAAGGTGGCGCTGTACAACATGTACGGGCCGACGGAGTGTACTGTCACGGCGTTGAGTACCCGTCTGCGCAAAGGCCAGCCTGTCACTATCGGTAAACCGCTTACTCATATTCAGGCGCTGATTCTGGATGCGGCTGGGCAACTGTGTCCGGCGGGCGTACCGGGAGAGCTGTGTCTTGCGGGGCTTGGGCTGGCGCGTGGCTACCTCAACCAGCCACAAATGACGGCCAGCCGCTTTGAACACATCACGCTGAATGACGTGAATAATGTCGAACACGGCACGGCGACGCTGCGCATTTATCGCACGGGCGACAAGGCCAGACTGCTGAACAACGGCGACTATGAATACTGTGGCCGTATTGATGAGCAGATCAAGCTGCGCGGCTACCGCATTGAACCGGGTGAAATCGAGGCGCAGCTGTCGGCGGTATGTCCGTCCCTGAAACAGGTTAAAGTCATCGTTGCACAAGTGGGGAACCGTCCGGCGCTGGTCGCCTATGGCACGGTGAAAGCCGACAGCAGCACGCCGGAACCTGCCGCTGTCCTGATTGATGTCGCGAAGCACCTGCCGGAGTACATGGTGCCGTTCCGGCTGATTTTGCTGGAAGTCATGCCGCTGACGCCAAACGGCAAACTCGATACGAAACAACTGCCGCCAGTGCTGGAAGCCAGCGAAGGCGACGGGGAAGCCGATAACCCGCTGGAGGCGGATGTACTGGCGATTTGGCGCAGCGTGCTGAATACGCCGCTGGGCGTGGAGGATGATTTTTTCCGTTTGGGCGGCGATTCCATCCTCAGTATTCAACTGACGACGCGCCTGCGCAGCGCGGGTTACGCCTGCACGGTGAAGGATGTTTTCGAGGCGAAAAGCGTGCGGCGTCTGTGCCGCGTGCTGGCACAGAATAACCGTGAGACACGCATTGTCGCGGAGCAGGGCACGCTGGAAGGTGAATTTGCGCTGCTGCCGATTCAGCGCTGGTTTATGGAACAGCCGCTGGCACGCCCAGAGCACTGGAATCAGGCGGCGATGATTCAACTGCCGGACGTGGATACCGAACGCCTGACCACGATGTTGCAGGCGCTGATGGCACAACATGACGCGTTGCGTCTGGCCTGTGATGCCGATGGGCAGCGCTATCTGACGGAAGTGTCTTGCCCTGCGCTACCGACGCTGGATTATCGTCAGCTTGGCGACGACGGCCTGCAACAGGCGTTTACCGCGTTGCAGCGTGACTTCGATCCGGCGCAGGGTAAAACGATGGCCTGCGCGCTGGTGCGTCACCATCCGCAGGCGGACACGGCGGTGTTCCTCGCTTTC
Protein-coding sequences here:
- a CDS encoding (2,3-dihydroxybenzoyl)adenylate synthase, with amino-acid sequence MSIEFTPWPEELAQRYREKGYWVGLPLTDAWERHLTTQPDAVAVVCGERQWSYRELDRQASALASRLTESGLRCGDTALVQLPNVAEFYLTFFALLKMGVAPVNALFSHNKLELLSYATQIEPRLLIASAEHPLFGNGEFLDRLQTQVPRLQTVVMLGDSPLGHSLSDWLQPRTSASQYQPSASGQVAFFQLSGGSTGTPKLIPRTHDDYYYSVRRSVEICELTPQTRYLCALPAPHNFPLSSPGSLGVFYAGGRVVLAPDPGAMTCFPLIERHQIDITSLVPPAAALWIQAAEQFGGALHSLKILQVGGAKLSETVARRIPAVLGCKLQQVLGMAEGLVNYTRLDDSDEHIFTTQGCPMSPDDEVKVLDIDGNPVPRGEAGLLATRGPYTFRGYYRSPEHNARAFDSEGFYHSGDVVQMTEDGYLRVVGREKDQINRGGEKIAAEEIENLLLKHDGILHAALVSMPDPVMGEKSCAFLVVSDPALKAITLRKYLRNQGIAEFKLPDRFEMIDTLPVTPVGKIDKKSLRQRIQTQLSTQNRT
- a CDS encoding isochorismatase codes for the protein MAIPSIASYPLPRAQDFPDNKVSWAFEPERAVLLIHDMQDYFVNFYGADSPLAQQLIENIVALRTYCKAQGIPVVYTAQPNAQSAADRALLNDMWGAGLNNHPEKQRVVSALAPDEHDTVLVKWRYSAFHRSPLEPMMKEMGKDQLIICGVYGHIGCMITATDAFMRDIKPFMVGDAVADFSLQEHQMALKYVATRAGRVVSTAELTGAKMAQALTKQGLRAHLLTLIDEDEDQFDEDENLIDYGLDSVRMMALLTEWRNQGVTLSFVDLARNPSLNAWWALIEKQQGAAS
- a CDS encoding amino acid adenylation domain-containing protein, with the translated sequence MKPLSVAQRGLWLGHALNDDKATFNTAECIAFDGKVDIEAMLSAIRQAVMECECLYCQFVEVAGEQAEQPEIGFVASQLPVPIGVRPISELLPAPMKDEEQTIRQWAREEIAQPLDLLNELPCRFALLCGEKRDFLYSCVHHIALDGFGTTMLFQRIAQIYTALMAGQPVAVAEFGPFSEVLEEEQQRDASGQTVQARGFWLETLNAMPEPASFSEKKAPIAARFLRQSSVLPADIWQPLTALCEGNKISWPDLFLAMLATHLKLVSGSDRLTFGMMVMNRIGSASLTVPSMQMNIVPLCIQVDEQADFVTLAQQVARTKRTLRRHQHYRYEHLRRDLNRVGGEQRLFGPLINIMPFDHPLNYGSLSSSTLNLSAGPVEDLTIEIHFKPDGTPVLDFDANPACYSAEALASLQETLFTLLQRWLAQPQQTSGELLGRWLREERELALITSREPEPFVEPVLTAIAKQACKNPNHPALTQRDRQYSYQQLLDLSGQAAAALHERGVQPGERIGVMLNRSPETIICLLALMQCGAVYVPLDPEQPHERQQHIIQIASLRTIVTQADYQHRLASVFSGEIVLAGHLLSSNAQAAALPPAEARDGQIAYVMFTSGSTGLPKGVEIGASALDHFIAAARQRYGLRAADRVLQFAPFNFDASIEEIFATLTSGATLVLRTDEMLESIPTFVEQVAEQAITLLDLPTAFWNEWVVALKTGTLTLPSALRAIIIGGEAVYPEQLAQWQRHAPDTLRLINTYGPTETTVVATSCDLQTQSADVAQLPIGLPLAGVNALILAVGDRPAAEGELVLLGPTLAAGYIGTEHTAFTQIAVGDREVPAYRTGDRVRLEKGQLLYLGRMDNEFKISGYRIQPGEVEAHLLAQPDVDEACVQGIVYPNGVRRLVAFVANKAGEIDARTLKQRLGSVLPPAMIPTDYRVFRQLPKTGSNKVDRKRLLAEYHDEAPAQALASETENRVSAIWQQILGVSGIQSRDNFFELGGQSLQTIQIVNRLAAEFSVSIKVSDVFDHPQLSDFCRYLDDRLSQDENSVEMVW
- the dhbA gene encoding 2,3-dihydro-2,3-dihydroxybenzoate dehydrogenase → MMNKAQPLQFDFSGKTVWVTGAASGIGESIARQFVALGANVIGFDRAFRHDDHPFRCVTLDISEPDSVATACRQQLAETGLDVLVNAAGILRLGDIDALSVDDWHQCINVNASGAFYLLNALVPHFKQQRRGAIVCVGSNAAHVPRLQMAAYCASKAALTSLSHCAGLELAPYGVRCNLVSPGSTDTPMQRGMWHSADAEQRTIAGFPDQYKLGIPLGKIAQPDEIANTVVFLASDLASHITMQDVVVDGGATLTA
- a CDS encoding non-ribosomal peptide synthetase — encoded protein: MKDIVTLLKQLERQGVRLALNAQEQLISQSSKDAITPEIGRTIKENKDAIVRCLTAQQAFERPITPQNAASGPLSSSQSGLWFIEQYEEQSHLYNMPVYFRLTGTLDVAALAFAFDALAQRHASLRTRFVVNEHGKGEQRIDAYQPFVIQHDDFSSLPEDEREGRLQQQVKAEISRPFDLTAGDLTRVRLVKMSERVHVLMITQHHIISDGWSVKNMFADFKPAFLACQNRQPYPVEPTQLNYIDYAHWFNSASFLDYHNEFKPFWVERLTGIPEVHSLPLDKPRPAHQNSGGEVIFSAINNDLWDKFKRLCQRYNTSNFIGLHAVFSLMLARISGEKDIVIGSPLAYRERPDIEDVVGFFVNTIVLRTQLQDSQRFVDYLQYCREQDLSAFDHQLYRFEALSEAIGSDRTTAINPIFQVMLVYQAKVDFNDLIPGCDAEEETSPVLPAKTDISVKVTELMGEVRLDWLFATALFERQTIQYYADRFIRLIEAVVEAPETDVWHLPLMEADRFAAVLAESQQLPRSYPQPQLTVTDAIEAIAQRDPQQLAIAFDGEQRTDTLTYAELNRQSNQLAHWLHRQGLGEQSLVGVLAKRDRYFVVALLAIWKAGAAYVPLDPDYPPERLRHIMTDANLSVILGGDGQQLAQWSAEQCIDLTDPAVVAQWHDLPGDEAPAIPRHAQQLAQVIYTSGSTGLPKGVMIEHGSLINLLDDHRDRIGFTPQSTMFNCMSLSFDAGNMTTLLPLSSGGTLAFGEPNDRAIVQAEQAGATHLILPTALMSILDPQQVNGIQAIGMGGEACPNAVVENWADKVALYNMYGPTECTVTALSTRLRKGQPVTIGKPLTHIQALILDAAGQLCPAGVPGELCLAGLGLARGYLNQPQMTASRFEHITLNDVNNVEHGTATLRIYRTGDKARLLNNGDYEYCGRIDEQIKLRGYRIEPGEIEAQLSAVCPSLKQVKVIVAQVGNRPALVAYGTVKADSSTPEPAAVLIDVAKHLPEYMVPFRLILLEVMPLTPNGKLDTKQLPPVLEASEGDGEADNPLEADVLAIWRSVLNTPLGVEDDFFRLGGDSILSIQLTTRLRSAGYACTVKDVFEAKSVRRLCRVLAQNNRETRIVAEQGTLEGEFALLPIQRWFMEQPLARPEHWNQAAMIQLPDVDTERLTTMLQALMAQHDALRLACDADGQRYLTEVSCPALPTLDYRQLGDDGLQQAFTALQRDFDPAQGKTMACALVRHHPQADTAVFLAFHHLVIDAVSWRILVDDLERLYLGEALAPKTSSYRQWGTALHHYATQHAEQLAYWQTQEDGVDQTALLAAKDPQGYASAAILTLDAETTGQLVSEANRAFNTEVSDLLLAALTRTLNDLGWGDKARIMLEGHGREAIDPTLDVSRTVGWFTSTYPVCLEDRSDWASLIKSSKEKLRQVPDKGVGFNPLRYYHPQGDSLTLSPIVFNYLGLSVQAASTWRPVDVAPGCCVSAENKPAEVISLHGGIAGGQLTLRQVGCLNQRDSERLMLRLTENIRTLTAACLAQLHYGTAFTPSDFPAVNLSQPQLDSLSQRYDIDTLLPLSSLQQSMLYHRLRCPQDDAYHLQTPIRYAQALDVEGYRQAWRRQIQRFPALRAALESECASVQVIVAQADLPFHYQDVAQEADPHAVIERYRQQDLRNGFDLSQPPLLRIACFRLGDQDYRVLLSCHHSVIDGWSGPQLLGAVHRDYQLLMNGQALMHGEASAIQVDRAYVDYALHAVAQQPAVEAFWQLRQPLLTQTNDVAGLFAAAGKRIDLSQHLTQVEPQVTGVSLSEQDQATLTAFAREVGVTHSIIAQYAWHRLLARSTGDAVSIVGNVLSGRESPVEDVASSVGLYINSLPLALSWQQPMSLQEHLVQLQNELMALNQHATQSLIALTAGRPRLFNSLFVYENYPGAKEEQGERADEPHRLSPEFSAAYEKVEMPLNLVVREQTGCMLLRFEFDADVLDSAQARRVLMRWHDEVVALVNSVPQQPAEIVGHNKVADTSMRQAAMQDSRAGSPDTPSAQALLRVWAQALRRSESGLWSQTLCESGVDSLQRIALAQTLSRALAHPVSVALLQRYSSPQALSGYLAQSKVTANEETLS